A genomic region of Hydrogenovibrio crunogenus contains the following coding sequences:
- a CDS encoding FkbM family methyltransferase encodes MSEIKILKTSDDFIIKAFSKDFITRQIEKHGVYEKYVLDFVKQILLNKRDPLVLDVGANIGNHTLSFCSAGARVHAFEPVKPIHDILKYNIEKNGLSERASVYNFALSDCFSKEKITYESKGNVGGSSLENRVEGNLLDVKLEKGDDFVIKQDFKKIDLIKIDVEGHEYKVLQGLIDSIKKFKPIIVIEWNEIDTIERILNTSAFCYLEENYIFYVLGSNYDREFYKNKFLGGLRCKIQRELFPRKALLYPFKNGVVYENLILVSKEDKYMLSFVEQYLK; translated from the coding sequence ATGAGTGAAATAAAAATTTTAAAAACGAGTGATGATTTCATAATTAAAGCGTTTTCCAAAGACTTTATAACTAGGCAAATTGAAAAACATGGAGTTTATGAAAAGTATGTTTTAGATTTTGTGAAGCAAATTCTCTTAAATAAACGGGACCCCCTAGTACTGGATGTTGGAGCAAATATAGGTAATCATACACTTTCATTTTGTTCAGCAGGGGCAAGAGTTCATGCTTTTGAACCAGTTAAACCAATACATGACATCTTAAAATATAATATTGAAAAAAACGGACTTTCTGAGCGTGCAAGTGTTTATAACTTTGCTTTGTCAGATTGTTTTTCAAAAGAAAAAATCACCTATGAATCTAAAGGTAATGTTGGTGGCAGCAGTTTAGAAAACCGTGTTGAAGGCAATTTATTAGATGTCAAGTTAGAAAAAGGCGATGATTTTGTTATCAAACAGGACTTTAAAAAAATTGACCTCATAAAGATTGATGTTGAGGGGCATGAGTATAAAGTTTTGCAAGGGCTTATTGATTCAATCAAAAAATTTAAGCCTATTATTGTAATTGAGTGGAATGAAATTGATACGATTGAAAGAATTCTGAATACCTCTGCTTTTTGTTACTTGGAAGAAAATTATATTTTTTATGTTCTAGGATCTAATTATGATAGGGAATTTTATAAAAACAAATTTTTAGGTGGTTTGAGGTGCAAAATTCAAAGGGAATTATTTCCAAGGAAAGCTTTGTTATATCCATTTAAAAATGGGGTTGTTTATGAAAATTTAATTTTAGTATCTAAAGAAGATAAATATATGTTAAGTTTTGTCGAGCAATATTTAAAATGA
- a CDS encoding glycosyltransferase family 2 protein, with product MTILCRNEIDIIESNIRTHAVLGVDGFVVMDNGSTDGTREKLEQLKTEFDLMVIDETGVYQQAKWMKRLMYLARDKMGASWVISNDADEFWIPKEGTSLKEHLSHSDSVVTVKRSNVLLTEDVLKDDYHFSKARYCVEYPICYDKQAELEGAHTAMFFANISPKVIVNPYGFIKISGGNHRAKHIAKTFTARNEHNIRVFHYPIRSWKQFEANIKHRQTLLKYPKARMGDHYRRWVKLYEQGMLKEEFERFVLKENQIQVFEQYGIIKDIHLNDVIFSKSNKFIR from the coding sequence ATGACGATTCTTTGTCGTAATGAAATAGACATCATTGAATCAAATATTCGAACGCATGCCGTTTTAGGCGTTGATGGTTTTGTGGTAATGGATAACGGTTCAACCGATGGGACGCGAGAGAAATTAGAGCAGCTGAAAACAGAGTTTGACTTGATGGTTATTGATGAAACCGGTGTGTATCAACAAGCCAAGTGGATGAAACGGCTTATGTATCTGGCAAGAGATAAAATGGGCGCCAGTTGGGTGATAAGCAATGATGCAGATGAGTTTTGGATTCCTAAAGAAGGTACGTCATTGAAAGAGCATCTTTCTCATTCAGATTCGGTGGTAACCGTTAAGAGAAGTAATGTGTTGCTGACTGAAGATGTTCTGAAAGATGATTACCATTTTTCTAAAGCTCGGTATTGTGTTGAGTACCCTATTTGTTATGACAAACAAGCAGAGCTTGAAGGGGCTCATACGGCGATGTTCTTTGCCAATATTAGTCCGAAAGTAATCGTCAATCCTTATGGGTTTATTAAAATCAGCGGCGGGAATCACCGAGCTAAGCATATAGCCAAGACTTTTACGGCCCGAAATGAACATAATATTCGAGTATTTCACTACCCCATTCGCTCTTGGAAACAGTTTGAAGCGAATATTAAACATAGACAAACATTACTGAAATACCCGAAAGCGAGAATGGGGGATCATTATCGCAGATGGGTTAAGCTTTATGAGCAAGGCATGTTAAAGGAAGAATTTGAACGATTTGTTTTAAAGGAAAATCAGATACAGGTGTTTGAACAATATGGAATTATTAAAGACATCCATTTAAATGATGTTATTTTTTCCAAATCGAATAAATTTATTAGGTGA